From a single Haladaptatus caseinilyticus genomic region:
- a CDS encoding helix-turn-helix domain-containing protein, which produces MHRFMTESDAIEREWLVTWNVGVEDGLAYTLFYVIGEREPYERALSAVKTVEGYDLTPVRDGAFYAFVRGRETEQSRKFYMAFQQPTLMIIPPLAYRPHGIMAFDVVGESDALERVLNELPEGITAEVRKVGEYDARPGTFDIDLTARQREALAVARQVGYYEVPRSGSVADVAAELGCAPSTASNHLRKAEARLVERVFG; this is translated from the coding sequence ATGCATCGCTTCATGACCGAAAGTGATGCTATCGAGCGCGAATGGCTCGTAACGTGGAACGTTGGCGTTGAGGACGGACTCGCATATACGCTGTTTTATGTGATCGGCGAGCGCGAACCCTACGAAAGAGCGCTTTCTGCGGTCAAAACCGTTGAAGGGTACGACCTTACGCCCGTACGAGACGGGGCATTCTACGCTTTCGTTCGCGGCCGAGAAACCGAGCAATCTCGGAAATTCTACATGGCGTTCCAACAGCCGACGCTAATGATCATTCCACCGCTTGCCTACCGACCACATGGTATCATGGCGTTCGATGTGGTCGGTGAATCCGATGCTCTTGAACGTGTCCTCAATGAGCTTCCTGAGGGAATTACGGCAGAGGTCCGAAAAGTCGGCGAGTACGATGCCCGTCCTGGGACGTTCGACATCGACCTCACCGCACGTCAGCGCGAGGCACTCGCTGTGGCGCGTCAGGTTGGATACTACGAAGTCCCTCGGTCGGGGAGTGTCGCGGACGTGGCTGCGGAACTCGGCTGTGCACCGAGTACTGCCTCCAATCATCTTAGGAAAGCGGAAGCACGGCTCGTTGAAAGAGTATTTGGATGA
- a CDS encoding type II toxin-antitoxin system VapC family toxin — protein MNCLDSSFLIDYLEGDDGAQAWLDDHEDTMLATTTVALYETYRGVLWSHSSMTMDDVFDTFDWATVLDFDETAARESAQIQRELRESGTPVGTPDVMIGAIVRSIGGTVVTRDSDFDYIRGVDVENY, from the coding sequence ATGAACTGTTTGGACAGTAGCTTTCTCATCGACTATCTTGAGGGAGATGACGGTGCACAAGCGTGGTTGGACGACCATGAAGACACGATGCTGGCAACCACAACAGTCGCATTGTATGAGACGTATCGGGGTGTCTTGTGGTCGCACTCTTCAATGACGATGGATGACGTGTTCGACACGTTTGATTGGGCGACTGTGTTGGATTTCGATGAAACTGCGGCCCGTGAATCAGCACAAATTCAGCGAGAGTTGCGCGAGAGCGGGACGCCTGTTGGTACACCCGATGTAATGATTGGTGCCATTGTTCGGTCTATCGGTGGCACTGTTGTCACCCGTGATTCGGATTTTGACTACATCCGAGGTGTCGATGTTGAGAACTACTGA
- a CDS encoding ABC transporter ATP-binding protein codes for MVSVTYESVEKRYGQTLAVDNVDIDVADGEFAVLLGPSGCGKTTTLRCLAGLTKPTAGSIYLGDYDVTDVHPKNRDIAMVFQNFALYPHMNVQENIGYPLKVAGKDEKTRNERAREVAEMVEIEELLDRDVGQLSGGQRQRVALARAMIRRPSVFLMDEPLASLDAKLKISMRSRIKVLQRELGITTLYVTHDQEEAMTLGDKLIIMDGGEIQQVGTPDDVYHEPNNQFVAGFIGSPSMNFIDVEWSDNQTIVHSGGISDFQAELDPTVAARYNEYDSFKLGIRPQYFTAYTTPTENAIPGRVRVTEPLGDEQLIDVVVGPADGESLDITAKIPNNVTVSRNDDIWLSMQDALIHGFEIESGDRIEEADDARYRVANTPSTDGRRSETVHD; via the coding sequence ATGGTTAGTGTAACATACGAATCCGTCGAAAAGCGGTATGGACAGACTCTCGCTGTCGATAACGTCGATATCGACGTTGCAGATGGTGAGTTCGCAGTATTGCTTGGTCCATCCGGGTGTGGAAAAACAACCACTCTTCGCTGTCTGGCTGGGTTGACGAAACCGACTGCTGGCAGCATCTATCTTGGGGACTACGACGTCACGGACGTCCATCCGAAGAATCGGGACATTGCAATGGTGTTCCAGAACTTCGCGCTTTACCCTCACATGAACGTCCAGGAGAACATTGGATATCCGCTGAAGGTCGCTGGTAAAGACGAGAAAACTCGAAACGAACGCGCCAGAGAAGTCGCCGAGATGGTCGAAATTGAAGAACTTCTTGACCGCGATGTTGGCCAGCTGAGCGGAGGGCAACGACAGCGTGTCGCTCTCGCTCGAGCAATGATTCGACGTCCGTCCGTCTTCTTGATGGATGAACCGTTGGCCAGCCTTGACGCGAAGCTGAAGATCAGCATGCGAAGTCGAATCAAAGTGTTACAGCGTGAATTGGGTATCACAACGTTGTACGTCACGCACGACCAGGAGGAGGCGATGACGCTTGGTGACAAACTCATTATTATGGACGGTGGAGAAATCCAGCAGGTCGGAACCCCCGATGATGTCTACCATGAACCCAACAACCAATTCGTCGCTGGCTTCATCGGCTCGCCTTCGATGAACTTCATCGACGTCGAGTGGAGCGATAATCAGACTATTGTGCACTCCGGGGGAATAAGCGATTTCCAGGCCGAACTGGACCCAACAGTGGCTGCTCGATACAATGAGTATGATTCGTTCAAGTTAGGTATTCGACCACAGTACTTCACTGCCTACACGACGCCGACAGAGAACGCCATTCCCGGTCGCGTCCGAGTTACCGAACCACTCGGTGACGAACAACTCATCGACGTCGTCGTCGGGCCAGCGGACGGTGAGTCACTTGATATTACAGCGAAAATTCCAAACAACGTCACCGTCAGTCGGAACGACGACATCTGGCTGTCGATGCAGGATGCGTTAATTCACGGATTCGAAATCGAATCGGGCGACCGAATCGAAGAGGCCGATGACGCACGGTACAGGGTTGCAAATACCCCCTCCACAGATGGACGGCGTTCAGAGACAGTCCATGACTAG
- a CDS encoding carbohydrate ABC transporter permease has product MAADTSDQSKMQTDIEGVLQSNDSTSERVFLWVDEQLKWLLTLPAVAILFALTFYPLLRALQMSTQRFLPTGTTFVGAENFVKLLSNETFHTSLLVTGKFILLAVGIEFLLGFAIALLLNKKLKFRGLWQTLILIPMILSPTVIGLIWRLLYTPDGLLDFVAGGNVGWISEPSVALYSVILTDIWQWTPLVVLVLFAGLQSIPTHVKEAAIMDGASPFQRFRDITLPYLSSLIVLVLIIRIVDALRVFAKVYILTRGGPGDSTNVISMEMYRTAFRFSSFGEASAMAISLLVIVLALAMTFVKTANIEFSS; this is encoded by the coding sequence ATGGCAGCCGATACCTCAGACCAATCCAAGATGCAAACCGACATCGAGGGAGTACTGCAGTCGAACGATAGCACTTCCGAGCGCGTGTTCCTCTGGGTCGATGAACAACTCAAGTGGTTGTTGACCCTTCCCGCAGTAGCCATCCTTTTTGCGCTCACGTTTTACCCTCTGCTGCGAGCGTTGCAGATGTCGACACAGCGGTTTCTCCCAACCGGAACGACGTTCGTTGGGGCAGAGAACTTCGTTAAACTGCTCTCCAACGAGACATTCCATACGTCGCTACTCGTGACAGGTAAATTCATCCTGTTGGCAGTCGGAATCGAGTTTCTGCTCGGGTTTGCTATAGCCCTACTTCTGAATAAGAAACTGAAATTCCGTGGACTTTGGCAGACGTTGATCCTCATTCCCATGATCCTCTCTCCGACAGTTATCGGCCTCATCTGGCGGTTACTATACACACCTGACGGGCTGCTCGACTTCGTTGCCGGTGGAAACGTCGGCTGGATCAGTGAACCGTCGGTAGCACTATACTCAGTTATTCTCACTGACATCTGGCAGTGGACACCGCTTGTTGTGCTTGTCCTCTTTGCGGGCCTCCAGTCGATTCCCACACACGTAAAAGAGGCGGCGATCATGGACGGTGCATCCCCTTTCCAACGATTCCGTGACATCACATTACCGTACTTGAGTTCGCTCATCGTCCTCGTACTGATAATCCGTATCGTCGATGCACTCCGCGTCTTTGCGAAGGTATATATTCTGACCCGTGGGGGCCCTGGCGACTCAACGAACGTCATTAGTATGGAGATGTACCGGACTGCATTCCGGTTTAGTAGCTTTGGGGAAGCGTCGGCGATGGCGATATCGCTGCTAGTCATTGTATTGGCCCTCGCGATGACATTCGTGAAGACAGCAAACATTGAGTTCTCATCATGA
- a CDS encoding aldo/keto reductase — translation MTVSRTDQHLFEDTVFQIGLGTYSLTGGKGTETIQSALEYGYRHVDTARLYENERNVGDALTRADVDREDVLVATKVGHFEEPEKTPTYIQEAVTASLDRLGVDTIDLLYHHWPRDESEVETVLPVFDKLVDEGLVANVGVSNYPIRYLEMVSTLIDAPLVANQVEMHPLLQQQELYAYLQDQDMTLVAYSPLAQGEVFDVPDLVEIAEKHETTAAAVSLAWLAQKEGVVPIPRSSKDAHIQQNLDTRTLSLDAEDIETIESLNKKERLEDPPWMTW, via the coding sequence ATGACTGTTTCGAGAACTGACCAGCACCTATTCGAGGACACCGTGTTCCAAATCGGATTGGGTACGTATAGTCTGACTGGAGGCAAAGGGACAGAAACTATTCAGTCGGCACTTGAATACGGGTATCGACATGTCGATACGGCACGCCTATACGAGAACGAACGAAATGTGGGTGATGCCCTCACTAGAGCAGATGTCGATCGAGAAGACGTCCTCGTGGCGACGAAGGTCGGTCACTTCGAAGAACCCGAGAAGACACCGACATACATCCAGGAAGCTGTCACAGCGAGTCTCGACCGACTTGGTGTCGATACCATCGACCTCCTGTATCATCACTGGCCACGTGACGAGTCAGAGGTCGAGACAGTGTTACCAGTCTTTGACAAACTCGTTGACGAGGGTCTAGTCGCAAACGTGGGGGTCAGTAACTATCCAATTCGGTACCTCGAGATGGTGTCAACGCTTATCGATGCGCCACTCGTTGCTAACCAGGTCGAGATGCACCCATTGCTCCAGCAGCAGGAACTCTACGCGTATCTTCAGGATCAAGATATGACTCTCGTCGCGTACTCTCCACTTGCACAAGGGGAGGTGTTCGATGTTCCAGACCTCGTGGAGATCGCGGAGAAGCACGAAACCACCGCCGCGGCTGTGAGTCTCGCATGGCTTGCACAGAAGGAGGGAGTTGTCCCAATCCCTCGGTCGAGTAAGGACGCTCACATTCAACAAAACCTCGACACACGCACGCTGTCGCTGGACGCAGAAGACATCGAGACCATCGAATCTCTGAATAAGAAGGAGCGACTCGAAGATCCGCCGTGGATGACCTGGTAA
- the iolM gene encoding scyllo-inosose 3-dehydrogenase has product MKAVILDGEWDPRPEYKCSETEADTHKSNDGSQTWKDPTVHIENKEKPTPESDEVIVKVRYTGVCGSDISMTHTDDDGYMRYSAYVNLPNVIGHEFSGEVVETGEGVQSFSKGDLVTSEVTSYCGRCHMCRNGFNGHCENFEQLGFTIPGAFAEYVAVPEILLWDVSSLEQAYKSKDDILKAAATIEPTTITYHGLFGRAEGIRPGDYYAFHGVGPIGLTGMNVARAAGAGAVIALEPSDERRNLARELGFEYVFNPVETDPTQAVAQVTDGMGVDVHVETAGAVAQTYPAINETLAETANVVHISNAGEPASVDLRQYQANAAQVYGAEGHTGNRIFTGVIRLMAAGKLDNLPLVTSTFDLEEAPTAIEQASKRVDGKVLIEV; this is encoded by the coding sequence ATGAAGGCTGTAATTCTTGACGGCGAGTGGGACCCACGTCCCGAGTACAAATGTTCAGAGACGGAGGCAGATACTCACAAATCAAACGACGGATCGCAGACATGGAAGGACCCAACCGTTCACATCGAAAATAAAGAGAAGCCAACACCTGAATCAGATGAAGTGATTGTGAAAGTTCGATATACTGGTGTCTGTGGGAGCGATATCTCGATGACACACACTGACGACGACGGATACATGCGGTACTCTGCATACGTAAATCTCCCAAACGTCATCGGTCACGAGTTCTCGGGGGAGGTCGTCGAGACGGGAGAAGGTGTGCAGTCCTTCTCAAAAGGTGACCTCGTCACGTCCGAGGTAACTTCGTATTGTGGCCGATGTCACATGTGTCGAAACGGATTCAACGGACACTGTGAGAACTTCGAGCAACTTGGATTTACCATTCCTGGTGCGTTTGCAGAGTACGTCGCGGTACCAGAGATATTGTTGTGGGACGTATCATCCCTTGAACAAGCATACAAATCAAAAGATGACATCTTGAAGGCCGCTGCAACCATCGAACCGACCACTATTACCTATCACGGTCTGTTTGGCCGTGCTGAAGGAATCCGGCCCGGAGACTACTATGCCTTCCACGGCGTCGGACCGATTGGCCTCACTGGAATGAATGTCGCTCGTGCGGCGGGAGCGGGCGCTGTCATCGCGTTAGAACCCTCCGATGAACGGCGTAACCTCGCTCGTGAACTCGGATTCGAATACGTGTTCAACCCAGTCGAGACCGACCCAACACAGGCAGTTGCACAGGTGACAGACGGGATGGGAGTCGACGTACACGTAGAGACAGCAGGTGCCGTCGCCCAGACTTACCCCGCAATCAATGAGACACTTGCCGAGACTGCGAACGTCGTCCATATCAGCAATGCGGGGGAGCCAGCATCAGTCGACCTTAGACAATATCAGGCGAATGCGGCCCAGGTTTACGGTGCGGAAGGTCACACTGGGAACCGGATCTTTACTGGTGTAATCCGGTTGATGGCTGCGGGAAAGCTTGACAATCTCCCGCTCGTCACGTCGACCTTCGACCTCGAAGAAGCACCCACCGCTATCGAACAGGCATCAAAACGAGTGGACGGGAAAGTACTCATCGAGGTATGA
- a CDS encoding TIGR03557 family F420-dependent LLM class oxidoreductase gives MVEIDFMAHQEQYSPRQLLDFAELAADAGFSMVWTSDHFHPWFHTGAEAGFAWSWMGAAGERIDIPIGTCVTPATGHYHPGVIAQAFATLQEMNDNKVVLGLSTGEAMNETPLGFDWPKYPERRDRLEESLEIVRGLWENENFVDYDGDRFELDDAKLYTKPETDPEIHIAANGPSTAALTAEYGDGLITVKKGSEFTDRMYPAVRRYTEEAGRDPDQIETTLLVIASYGETYEDAVESTRPWWATTQNVFDRALANPLTIEKEGNKATREQIESKFLIADSAEAIAEQLEEYAEMGFDRIAVANTSPDPEAFFQVMGDEVVPSL, from the coding sequence ATGGTTGAAATTGACTTTATGGCACACCAAGAACAGTATAGCCCAAGACAACTACTGGATTTTGCAGAACTGGCTGCGGACGCTGGATTCAGTATGGTTTGGACGTCAGATCACTTCCACCCGTGGTTCCATACGGGCGCCGAGGCAGGTTTCGCGTGGTCATGGATGGGTGCTGCAGGAGAGCGGATTGACATTCCTATCGGCACATGTGTCACACCTGCAACCGGGCACTATCATCCAGGCGTCATCGCACAAGCGTTCGCAACCCTCCAAGAGATGAACGACAACAAGGTCGTCCTCGGTCTGAGTACGGGTGAAGCAATGAACGAGACTCCGTTGGGCTTTGACTGGCCAAAGTATCCTGAGCGGCGAGACAGACTCGAAGAGTCGCTCGAAATCGTACGCGGTCTCTGGGAGAATGAGAACTTTGTAGATTACGATGGTGATCGTTTTGAACTGGACGATGCGAAACTGTACACGAAACCCGAGACAGATCCCGAGATACATATCGCAGCGAACGGTCCCTCGACAGCGGCGCTGACCGCCGAGTACGGTGATGGTCTCATAACAGTCAAGAAGGGCTCGGAGTTCACTGATCGGATGTACCCTGCTGTGAGACGGTACACCGAGGAGGCTGGACGAGATCCAGACCAAATCGAGACAACCCTACTCGTAATCGCATCGTACGGCGAGACGTACGAGGACGCCGTAGAAAGCACTCGTCCATGGTGGGCAACAACCCAAAACGTCTTCGACCGCGCTCTCGCGAACCCGCTCACTATCGAAAAAGAAGGCAACAAGGCGACTCGAGAACAAATCGAGTCGAAGTTCCTGATCGCCGACAGTGCTGAAGCGATTGCGGAACAACTCGAAGAGTACGCAGAGATGGGATTCGACAGAATCGCGGTTGCAAATACGAGCCCCGACCCGGAAGCATTCTTCCAGGTGATGGGGGATGAAGTCGTGCCGTCTCTCTAA
- a CDS encoding tyrosine-type recombinase/integrase, with protein sequence MRTERNKDGTYNVWLSREEYRAIPRAADSFEHEIAIRLMGDGGLRVTEVLGVTPSDISRMDDGRHYELEVTNGKDTTGSYDGGKQRETWLPVEVEATINRYVRETGLRDGDPLIGRSKRTVQYWVENAADRAADETGNDDYRRVSTHDLRRCWANHLLVEENVSPRIVMALGGWSSYDAIEPYLAAPTEANIIASMSAVEL encoded by the coding sequence ATGAGGACGGAACGGAACAAAGACGGCACCTACAATGTCTGGCTCAGTCGAGAGGAGTACCGCGCAATCCCGCGCGCCGCTGATTCGTTCGAACACGAGATCGCCATTCGTTTGATGGGCGACGGCGGCCTTCGCGTGACCGAAGTTCTCGGCGTTACCCCCTCGGACATTTCGCGGATGGACGATGGACGCCACTACGAACTAGAGGTGACGAACGGCAAGGATACGACCGGGAGCTACGACGGTGGGAAGCAACGTGAGACATGGTTGCCGGTCGAGGTTGAGGCGACGATCAATCGGTACGTTCGGGAGACCGGTCTTCGGGACGGTGACCCCCTGATTGGACGGTCGAAACGTACCGTTCAGTATTGGGTTGAGAATGCTGCCGACCGTGCTGCCGATGAAACGGGCAACGACGATTATCGGCGGGTGTCTACCCACGATTTGCGCCGCTGTTGGGCGAACCACCTACTTGTTGAAGAGAACGTGTCACCGCGGATTGTGATGGCGCTCGGTGGCTGGTCAAGCTATGACGCGATTGAACCGTATCTCGCTGCTCCTACCGAAGCCAATATTATTGCGTCGATGAGCGCCGTTGAGCTGTGA
- a CDS encoding thiamine pyrophosphate-binding protein: MPKLNGGEIIAKYLEKEGVEYLVGIPGHGSTNLLDAFNDSDVGVIQPRHEQGATHLADGYARTSGKPLAVFTSIGPGATNTVTGVATAYVDSIPMVIFTGAPQTHEYGQGILQEIDRQKPGDFPSVMEPVTKQSFVVDNVEQLPRVLRRAFQIAVTGRPGPVHVDVPMDVQGAVADVEIPNPAISRTHSRPGGDPESVSEAAELLAEADRPVIVPGGGTMISGAWDEVQKIAEYLQAPIIPTFQGKGIVPEDHDLFVGYAGWIGSTAGNELASNADVVLAIGCRFSDLHTSSFESGVSFEIPPSKLIHVDIDPTEIGKNYPVEVGIQGDAAVVTNQVCDALRNRIDPIEKEDNEYYKEIQSLWDEWQQQIEQRLTDDVPMSISRVIASLRDILDRDGIVVSSAGQPQETTNPQFPVYEPRTNISCGGFSTMGFGVSAAIGAKLAAPDRDVVDIEGDGSFLMCNQEIACAVEHDVDVTYLVLNNHGWKSIRNLQVNKYGWDRVLDTEFDEESDVDYMKFADAFNVGFAERVIKPENLDSALSDAIAYDGPALVEAIVEPDNPDSGAIVTGEWDLAELESEE, from the coding sequence ATGCCCAAGCTGAATGGTGGCGAGATTATCGCCAAATATCTCGAGAAAGAAGGCGTAGAGTATCTCGTTGGAATCCCTGGCCATGGCAGTACGAACCTGCTCGATGCGTTCAATGACTCCGATGTAGGGGTAATACAACCACGGCACGAACAGGGGGCGACACACCTTGCAGACGGATATGCGCGAACGAGTGGAAAGCCACTTGCTGTCTTCACCTCGATTGGACCCGGTGCGACGAACACAGTGACGGGTGTGGCAACCGCTTACGTGGACTCTATCCCGATGGTCATCTTTACTGGTGCCCCACAGACACACGAGTACGGTCAGGGCATCCTTCAAGAAATTGACCGACAGAAACCGGGGGATTTCCCGAGTGTGATGGAACCGGTTACGAAGCAGAGTTTTGTCGTCGACAACGTCGAGCAACTCCCACGGGTTCTTAGACGTGCGTTCCAGATCGCCGTCACCGGTCGACCAGGCCCAGTTCACGTCGACGTCCCGATGGACGTTCAAGGAGCGGTCGCAGATGTCGAGATTCCCAACCCCGCGATTAGCCGAACACATAGTCGTCCCGGCGGTGACCCTGAGTCGGTTTCTGAAGCCGCAGAGCTCCTCGCAGAGGCAGACCGTCCAGTAATCGTCCCGGGAGGTGGGACGATGATTTCCGGTGCCTGGGACGAGGTGCAAAAGATCGCAGAGTATCTTCAAGCCCCGATCATTCCTACCTTCCAGGGGAAAGGCATCGTTCCTGAAGACCACGACCTTTTCGTTGGGTATGCGGGATGGATCGGAAGTACAGCTGGTAACGAACTCGCCAGCAATGCCGATGTCGTCCTCGCTATTGGGTGTCGATTCTCTGACCTTCACACCTCTTCGTTCGAATCGGGTGTGAGTTTCGAAATTCCACCGAGCAAACTAATCCACGTCGATATTGATCCAACCGAGATCGGCAAAAACTACCCTGTTGAGGTTGGTATCCAGGGCGATGCGGCGGTCGTTACGAATCAGGTGTGCGATGCTCTCCGTAACCGAATCGACCCTATCGAGAAGGAAGATAACGAATACTACAAAGAGATACAATCTCTGTGGGATGAGTGGCAACAACAGATTGAACAACGCTTGACGGATGACGTTCCGATGAGCATCTCCCGCGTTATTGCGAGTCTCAGGGACATCCTCGACCGAGACGGAATAGTCGTCTCGTCCGCAGGTCAGCCACAGGAGACGACAAACCCTCAGTTCCCGGTATATGAGCCACGGACGAACATCTCGTGTGGTGGCTTCTCGACGATGGGCTTCGGAGTATCAGCTGCGATCGGTGCAAAGCTAGCGGCGCCAGATCGCGACGTTGTCGACATCGAAGGCGATGGCTCGTTCTTGATGTGCAACCAGGAAATCGCTTGTGCGGTCGAACATGATGTCGACGTCACGTATCTCGTCCTTAACAATCATGGTTGGAAATCCATTCGAAATCTCCAAGTCAACAAGTACGGATGGGATCGTGTACTCGACACCGAATTCGATGAGGAGTCGGATGTTGACTATATGAAGTTCGCCGATGCGTTTAACGTCGGATTTGCAGAGCGCGTTATCAAACCAGAGAATTTAGACAGCGCCCTCTCAGATGCGATTGCGTATGATGGTCCTGCACTCGTCGAAGCCATCGTCGAACCAGACAATCCTGACTCGGGAGCGATAGTTACCGGTGAGTGGGATCTCGCCGAGCTCGAATCGGAGGAGTGA
- a CDS encoding MarR family transcriptional regulator has translation MSIDIEDFEEKSSEELEKMTNGERALRFLAENDDRAFKPAEIAEQTTVKKNTIGTVLSRLKDRNLVRHKGTYWAITDDQERLNTFTTFRQSTKTLNDQLGEEDPKEWETHAADDYPTEKRGDDK, from the coding sequence ATGTCAATCGATATTGAAGACTTCGAAGAAAAGAGCAGCGAGGAACTCGAGAAAATGACCAACGGCGAACGTGCCCTCCGATTTCTGGCCGAGAACGACGACCGAGCGTTCAAGCCTGCTGAAATCGCCGAGCAAACTACCGTGAAGAAAAACACCATTGGCACTGTTCTCAGTCGCCTCAAGGATCGCAACCTCGTCCGACACAAAGGCACGTACTGGGCGATCACCGATGATCAGGAACGCCTCAATACATTCACAACGTTCCGCCAGTCGACCAAGACGCTCAACGACCAACTCGGAGAGGAAGACCCCAAAGAATGGGAAACCCACGCAGCGGACGACTATCCCACTGAGAAACGTGGGGATGACAAATGA
- a CDS encoding carbohydrate ABC transporter permease → MSTERSKPYREKSQLAQFREQLVETGFATVLKYAALAVFLVWTLFPVYWLVTASLKTRESLLAFPPHWIPTQLAFANYIDLFVSRPTFVQFIFNSVIITLVTTVIATLVGAFASYGFVTFEFPYNLDFHLPFYILSTRFMPPIVTIIPLFIIYRNLELVNSIHALILTYVMFNIPFAVWMMKGFFEEIPDSIVESAMIDGHTHAGAFLKIVLPLVKPGLIASAIFTMIITWNELLFAIILTHDERAMTIPVGLASFITKYSVQWVHMSVAATIALVPVLVFSFVARDQLIRGFSMGAVEK, encoded by the coding sequence ATGAGCACCGAACGATCCAAACCATACCGAGAGAAGTCGCAGCTTGCACAGTTCAGAGAACAGTTAGTGGAAACAGGATTTGCAACGGTCCTCAAGTACGCTGCACTCGCGGTGTTCCTTGTATGGACGCTCTTCCCGGTGTACTGGCTCGTCACGGCGTCGCTGAAGACGCGCGAGTCACTTCTCGCGTTCCCACCACACTGGATCCCAACCCAGTTGGCTTTCGCCAACTACATTGACTTATTCGTCTCACGCCCAACATTCGTTCAATTTATCTTCAATAGTGTCATCATCACCTTGGTCACGACAGTTATCGCGACGCTAGTCGGTGCGTTCGCCTCTTACGGATTTGTCACTTTTGAATTCCCGTACAATTTGGATTTCCATTTACCGTTTTATATCCTCTCGACACGATTTATGCCACCTATCGTAACGATCATCCCATTGTTCATCATCTACCGGAATCTAGAACTCGTGAATTCGATTCACGCGCTCATCCTCACGTATGTGATGTTCAACATTCCGTTCGCCGTGTGGATGATGAAAGGGTTCTTCGAGGAGATTCCGGACAGTATCGTCGAGTCTGCGATGATCGACGGACACACCCATGCTGGTGCGTTCTTGAAGATCGTTCTCCCACTGGTGAAACCGGGGCTAATCGCCTCCGCAATCTTCACCATGATCATCACGTGGAACGAATTGTTGTTTGCTATTATCCTCACTCATGACGAACGTGCAATGACCATCCCGGTTGGTCTAGCGTCGTTCATCACCAAGTACTCCGTCCAGTGGGTGCACATGAGTGTTGCGGCGACAATCGCACTAGTTCCGGTGCTCGTCTTCTCTTTCGTCGCTCGGGATCAACTCATTCGAGGGTTCAGCATGGGTGCAGTCGAAAAATGA
- a CDS encoding antitoxin VapB family protein, with the protein MSTKNISLTEEAYEKLKSRKREGESFTDVILREFGNEKDVWKGFGKLEGTGLREAYEEQREEFDKDFKERQDELFGQ; encoded by the coding sequence ATGAGTACAAAGAACATTAGTCTCACAGAAGAGGCCTACGAAAAACTCAAATCTCGAAAACGGGAGGGAGAAAGCTTCACTGACGTGATTCTCCGCGAGTTCGGTAACGAAAAGGACGTATGGAAAGGCTTTGGCAAGCTCGAAGGGACGGGACTCCGAGAAGCCTACGAAGAACAGCGCGAAGAATTTGACAAGGATTTCAAAGAGAGACAGGATGAACTGTTTGGACAGTAG